A genomic window from Deltaproteobacteria bacterium IMCC39524 includes:
- the rpsL gene encoding 30S ribosomal protein S12, whose translation MPTINQLIRIGREKKQDKSTTPALKGNPQKRGVCTRVYTTTPKKPNSALRKVARVRLTNGMVVTSYIPGVGHNLQEHSVVLVRGGRVKDLPGVRYTIVRGALDLAGVKDRKKSRSKYGAKRPK comes from the coding sequence ATGCCGACGATCAATCAATTGATCCGTATAGGTCGTGAGAAAAAGCAAGACAAGTCAACAACGCCTGCGCTGAAGGGTAACCCTCAGAAGCGTGGTGTCTGTACTCGTGTGTACACTACGACTCCGAAGAAGCCTAACTCTGCGCTTCGTAAAGTCGCTCGTGTGCGCCTGACTAACGGAATGGTTGTTACCTCCTACATCCCTGGTGTAGGCCATAACCTTCAGGAGCACTCAGTTGTTCTGGTGCGTGGTGGCCGAGTAAAAGACCTTCCAGGCGTTCGTTATACGATCGTCCGTGGAGCTCTTGACCTTGCCGGTGTTAAGGATCGTAAGAAGTCGCGTTCCAAGTACGGTGCCAAGCGGCCCAAGTAA
- the rpsG gene encoding 30S ribosomal protein S7: MPRRREVAKRVILPDPKFHDRLVAKFVNALMIGGKKSTAERIVYGAFDLIKERTGDEPVEVFKKAIENVRPVVEVKSRRVGGSTYQVPVEVRSERRNALAIRWIVGYARGRGEKTMEERLAAEFMDAAGNRGATVKKREDTHRMAEANKAFAHYRW; encoded by the coding sequence ATGCCGAGAAGAAGAGAAGTAGCCAAGCGGGTTATCCTGCCTGATCCAAAGTTTCATGACCGATTGGTAGCCAAGTTCGTCAATGCTTTGATGATTGGTGGTAAGAAGAGTACTGCTGAACGTATTGTTTACGGTGCTTTCGACCTGATCAAGGAGCGCACAGGCGATGAGCCGGTTGAGGTTTTCAAGAAAGCTATTGAAAACGTTCGTCCGGTTGTCGAGGTCAAGTCTCGCCGCGTTGGAGGCTCGACTTACCAGGTTCCGGTTGAGGTTCGTTCCGAACGCCGCAATGCGCTGGCAATCCGCTGGATTGTTGGTTATGCGCGCGGCCGTGGTGAGAAGACCATGGAGGAGCGTCTTGCTGCAGAGTTTATGGACGCAGCTGGGAACCGTGGTGCCACGGTTAAGAAACGTGAAGACACTCATCGTATGGCCGAAGCTAACAAAGCCTTCGCTCATTATCGCTGGTAG
- the fusA gene encoding elongation factor G, producing the protein MARKVSLEKTRNIGIMAHIDAGKTTTTERILYYTGVSHKIGEVHDGAATMDWMEQEQERGITITSAATTCFWKDHRVNIIDTPGHVDFTIEVERSLKVLDGSVAVFCSVGGVEPQSETVWRQADKYGVPRMAFINKMDRVGADFTRGVEMIRDRLGANPIPIQLPIGAEDLFRGVIDLVQMKAIVWDNEAMGANYEVMDIPAEMLDDAEAAREVMLEEISSVDEVLMEKYLGGEELTIDEIKAGIRNATMALQINPVLCGTAFKNKGVQTLLDAVIDYMPSPLDVKPIPGVDPHSGAELTRPADDNAPFASLAFKVMTDPFVGQLTFFRVYSGVAEAGAHVVNATKDKKERFGRILKMHANKREEIKAVYAGDIAAAVGLKYTTTGDTLCDPKSPCILESMEFPEPVIHIAIEPKTKSDQEKMGTALGKLVQEDPSLRVKTDEETGQVIISGMGELHLEIIVDRMKREFKVEANIGAPQVAYRESITKTVEVQGKFVRQSGGRGQYGDCWLRLEPLEPGGGFEYVDAIKGGVIPKEYIPSVGAGAEQAAKNGILAGFPLVDIRVTCYDGSYHDVDSNEMAFKIAGSMGLKDGAAKAKPVLLEPIMAVEVVAPEEYLGEVMGDLNSRRGRVSGMETRGGAQVVNAHVPLSSMFGYSTDLRSSTQGRATYTMTFDHYDQVPKAIAEEIISKTKG; encoded by the coding sequence GTGGCTCGCAAAGTATCACTTGAAAAAACACGTAATATCGGCATCATGGCTCACATTGATGCTGGTAAGACCACAACTACCGAGCGTATTCTTTACTACACTGGCGTTTCCCACAAAATCGGTGAAGTTCATGATGGCGCTGCCACTATGGACTGGATGGAGCAGGAGCAGGAGCGTGGTATTACTATTACCTCCGCTGCAACGACTTGTTTCTGGAAAGACCACCGAGTCAATATTATAGATACCCCCGGTCACGTTGATTTTACCATTGAAGTAGAGCGTTCATTGAAGGTTCTGGACGGCTCGGTTGCTGTTTTCTGTTCAGTCGGAGGCGTTGAGCCTCAGTCTGAAACGGTTTGGCGCCAGGCTGACAAGTACGGTGTCCCCCGTATGGCCTTTATTAACAAGATGGACCGTGTTGGCGCCGATTTTACTCGCGGTGTCGAGATGATTCGTGACCGTCTTGGCGCAAACCCTATTCCAATTCAGTTGCCTATTGGTGCTGAAGATCTTTTCCGCGGCGTTATTGACCTTGTCCAGATGAAAGCGATTGTCTGGGATAACGAGGCGATGGGTGCTAATTATGAGGTTATGGATATTCCGGCAGAAATGCTGGATGATGCCGAAGCTGCCCGTGAGGTAATGCTTGAAGAGATCAGCTCTGTTGATGAAGTGTTGATGGAGAAGTACCTGGGTGGTGAAGAGCTCACCATTGATGAGATTAAGGCCGGTATTCGCAATGCGACCATGGCGTTGCAGATCAATCCCGTGTTGTGTGGTACTGCGTTTAAGAATAAGGGCGTGCAAACGCTTCTTGATGCAGTAATCGACTATATGCCTTCTCCTCTTGATGTTAAGCCGATTCCGGGTGTCGATCCTCATTCTGGTGCTGAGTTGACTCGCCCTGCTGATGACAATGCTCCCTTTGCGTCTCTGGCCTTTAAGGTCATGACTGACCCCTTCGTTGGGCAGTTGACCTTCTTCCGCGTTTATTCAGGTGTTGCCGAGGCTGGTGCGCATGTTGTCAATGCCACCAAGGACAAGAAGGAACGTTTCGGTCGTATCTTGAAGATGCACGCAAACAAGCGTGAGGAGATCAAGGCTGTTTACGCCGGTGATATCGCTGCCGCTGTTGGTTTGAAGTATACGACGACTGGTGATACTCTCTGTGATCCCAAGTCTCCTTGTATTCTTGAGTCAATGGAGTTTCCGGAGCCCGTTATTCATATCGCCATCGAGCCTAAGACTAAGAGTGACCAGGAAAAGATGGGCACTGCACTCGGTAAGTTGGTTCAGGAAGACCCTTCTTTGCGCGTCAAGACGGATGAAGAGACCGGTCAGGTCATCATCTCCGGCATGGGTGAATTGCATCTAGAGATCATCGTCGACCGTATGAAGCGTGAGTTTAAAGTCGAGGCTAACATCGGCGCACCTCAGGTTGCATATCGCGAGTCGATCACGAAGACCGTTGAAGTGCAGGGCAAGTTTGTCCGTCAGTCGGGCGGTCGTGGTCAGTACGGCGACTGTTGGCTGCGTCTTGAGCCACTTGAGCCTGGCGGTGGCTTCGAATATGTTGATGCAATCAAAGGTGGTGTCATTCCGAAAGAGTATATCCCTTCGGTTGGTGCTGGTGCTGAGCAGGCCGCTAAAAATGGTATACTTGCGGGCTTCCCGCTGGTTGACATTCGTGTCACCTGTTACGACGGTTCCTACCATGATGTTGATTCAAATGAGATGGCTTTTAAAATTGCCGGCTCTATGGGCTTGAAGGATGGCGCTGCCAAAGCCAAGCCGGTTCTGCTTGAGCCGATCATGGCTGTTGAGGTTGTCGCCCCTGAAGAGTACCTTGGCGAGGTTATGGGCGATTTGAACAGCCGTCGTGGCCGTGTCTCTGGCATGGAAACACGTGGTGGGGCGCAGGTTGTTAATGCTCATGTGCCTCTGTCCAGCATGTTTGGCTACTCGACCGATCTGCGTAGCTCGACCCAGGGACGTGCGACCTACACCATGACTTTCGATCATTATGATCAGGTTCCTAAAGCGATTGCTGAAGAAATTATCAGTAAAACCAAGGGTTGA
- the tuf gene encoding elongation factor Tu — MAKAKFERTKPHVNIGTIGHVDHGKTTLTAAITNVLASKGGAEFQAFDQIDNAPEERERGITIATAHVEYETDNRHYAHVDCPGHADYVKNMITGAAQMDGAILVVSAADGPMPQTREHILLARQVGVPSMVVFLNKADMVDDEELMELVELEIRELLSSYDFPGDDIPVVPGSALKALECGCGNDGCAACEPVLELMRQVDAYIPEPERAVDRPFLMPVEDVFSISGRGTVATGRVERGIIKVGEEIEIVGMKETSKSVVTGVEMFRKLLDQGQAGDNCGILLRGVKREDIERGQVLAKPGSITPHTKFKAEAYILTKEEGGRHTPFFKGYRPQFYFRTTDVTGVVELPEGTEMVMPGDNIAVTVELITPIAMDKELRFAIREGGRTVGAGVVSEIVE; from the coding sequence ATGGCAAAAGCCAAATTTGAGCGGACTAAGCCGCATGTCAACATCGGAACAATCGGTCACGTTGACCACGGCAAGACGACCCTGACAGCAGCAATTACGAACGTGCTTGCTTCGAAGGGCGGCGCAGAGTTCCAAGCGTTCGACCAGATCGACAACGCTCCTGAAGAACGTGAGCGCGGTATCACGATCGCAACGGCACACGTTGAGTACGAGACAGACAACCGTCACTACGCACACGTTGACTGCCCGGGTCACGCTGACTACGTTAAAAACATGATCACTGGTGCTGCACAGATGGACGGTGCGATCCTGGTGGTTTCCGCTGCCGATGGCCCGATGCCACAGACCCGTGAGCACATCCTGCTCGCTCGTCAGGTTGGTGTCCCCTCAATGGTTGTGTTTCTGAACAAAGCCGATATGGTCGACGACGAAGAATTGATGGAGTTGGTTGAACTTGAGATCCGTGAGCTGCTCTCCTCCTACGATTTCCCTGGTGATGACATTCCAGTTGTCCCCGGTAGTGCACTGAAGGCGCTCGAGTGTGGTTGTGGCAACGATGGTTGCGCTGCCTGTGAGCCGGTTCTGGAGCTGATGCGTCAAGTTGATGCCTACATCCCCGAGCCTGAGCGTGCCGTTGATCGTCCGTTCCTGATGCCTGTTGAGGACGTGTTCTCAATCTCCGGTCGCGGTACGGTTGCAACCGGTCGTGTTGAGCGCGGCATCATCAAGGTTGGTGAAGAAATCGAAATTGTCGGTATGAAAGAGACGTCCAAGTCTGTTGTTACCGGTGTTGAGATGTTCCGCAAGCTTCTGGATCAAGGTCAGGCTGGTGATAACTGTGGTATCCTCCTGCGCGGTGTTAAGCGCGAAGATATCGAGCGTGGTCAGGTCCTGGCGAAGCCGGGCAGCATCACTCCTCATACCAAGTTCAAGGCAGAAGCCTACATCCTGACCAAGGAAGAGGGCGGCCGTCATACTCCTTTCTTCAAGGGCTACCGTCCCCAGTTCTACTTCCGTACCACGGACGTGACTGGTGTTGTCGAGCTTCCTGAAGGAACCGAGATGGTTATGCCTGGTGACAACATTGCTGTTACCGTAGAGCTGATCACTCCGATCGCCATGGATAAAGAGCTTCGCTTCGCAATCCGCGAAGGTGGCCGTACGGTTGGCGCCGGTGTCGTCAGCGAAATTGTCGAATAA
- the rpsJ gene encoding 30S ribosomal protein S10, translating to MQSQKIRIRLKAYDHKLLDQSVNEIVDTAKRTGARIAGPIPLPTVINKYCVLRGPHVDKKSREQFEMRTHKRLLDIVEPTQQTVDALMKLDLSAGVDVEIKL from the coding sequence ATGCAGAGCCAGAAGATTCGTATTCGCCTTAAGGCGTATGACCACAAGCTGCTCGATCAGTCGGTCAATGAAATTGTCGACACAGCCAAGCGCACAGGGGCTCGCATCGCCGGCCCGATTCCGTTGCCGACTGTGATCAACAAGTACTGTGTATTGCGTGGACCTCATGTCGATAAAAAGAGTCGTGAGCAGTTCGAGATGCGTACACATAAGCGTCTGCTTGATATCGTCGAGCCGACTCAGCAGACCGTTGATGCTCTAATGAAGCTTGACCTGTCAGCTGGTGTTGACGTTGAGATCAAGCTGTAA
- the rplC gene encoding 50S ribosomal protein L3, producing MIQGILGKKLGMTQVFVADGRRIPVTVVEAGPCTVVQKKTESTDGYNALQVGFEAKKSHRVNKPMMGHFKKADQGAFAALRELAADNVDEYQVGDQVTCDSVFKAGDIVDVTGTSKGKGFQGVIKRWGFSGGRATHGSKFHRAPGSIGMSASPARVHRGKKMPGQMGNARVTQQNLEIVEVRADQNLILVKGAIPGPNQGLVLIRKCVKA from the coding sequence ATGATTCAGGGAATTTTGGGTAAAAAACTGGGCATGACCCAGGTCTTTGTCGCAGATGGTCGCCGCATCCCGGTGACTGTTGTAGAGGCAGGCCCCTGTACCGTCGTGCAGAAGAAGACGGAATCCACTGATGGCTACAATGCTTTGCAGGTCGGTTTCGAGGCCAAGAAGTCCCATCGCGTTAATAAGCCGATGATGGGCCACTTCAAAAAAGCTGACCAGGGTGCGTTTGCTGCCCTTCGTGAGCTTGCCGCGGACAATGTTGATGAATATCAAGTTGGTGACCAGGTCACCTGCGACTCGGTCTTTAAGGCTGGTGATATTGTTGATGTAACCGGAACCAGCAAAGGTAAAGGCTTTCAGGGCGTCATCAAGCGCTGGGGATTCTCCGGAGGTCGTGCAACACATGGCTCTAAATTTCATCGGGCCCCCGGTTCGATTGGAATGAGCGCATCGCCAGCAAGGGTCCACAGAGGAAAGAAGATGCCTGGCCAGATGGGTAACGCTCGTGTTACTCAGCAAAATCTGGAAATCGTGGAAGTTCGTGCCGATCAGAATCTTATTCTGGTAAAGGGTGCGATCCCCGGGCCTAACCAAGGTCTTGTGCTGATTCGCAAGTGCGTCAAGGCTTAA
- the rplD gene encoding 50S ribosomal protein L4 — translation MAKIAVFDIDRKQVSERDLVDEVFNADVKEYLLHDMVRYQLAARRQGTAKVKGRGEVRGGGKKPFRQKGTGNARQGTPTAPNHVGGGVAFGPTPRDYKFKLNRKVKQSALRSALSARFKAECMTVVNALDLEKISTKSFAEVLDRFELKKALIVVDGENAMLELSARNLPFVKVLRAEGVNVYDVLKYPNLVMTEGAVDQIEGALAK, via the coding sequence ATGGCAAAGATTGCTGTATTTGATATTGACCGTAAGCAGGTCTCTGAGCGGGATCTCGTTGACGAGGTGTTTAACGCTGACGTCAAAGAATACCTCCTGCATGATATGGTTCGCTACCAACTGGCCGCTCGTCGTCAGGGAACCGCCAAGGTCAAAGGTCGTGGTGAGGTTCGTGGTGGTGGTAAGAAACCATTTCGCCAGAAAGGTACCGGTAATGCTCGTCAGGGCACGCCGACCGCGCCGAATCATGTTGGTGGTGGAGTTGCTTTTGGACCCACGCCTCGTGATTACAAGTTCAAGCTGAATCGTAAGGTCAAGCAGTCTGCATTACGCAGCGCTCTCTCGGCCCGTTTCAAGGCTGAGTGTATGACGGTCGTCAATGCGCTTGACCTCGAAAAGATCAGCACCAAGAGTTTCGCTGAAGTCCTTGACCGTTTTGAGTTAAAGAAAGCTCTGATCGTTGTCGACGGAGAGAATGCGATGCTGGAACTTTCCGCACGGAACCTGCCATTTGTTAAAGTACTGCGTGCTGAAGGCGTCAACGTTTACGACGTCCTGAAGTATCCCAACCTGGTTATGACTGAAGGTGCGGTCGACCAGATTGAAGGAGCGCTGGCAAAATGA
- a CDS encoding 50S ribosomal protein L23, translating into MKPLHQIIRKPLVTEKSNLMKETGNVVAFEVAMSSNKVEIRQAIERAFDVKVQEVRTMVVAGKTKRVGRSSGKRPNVKKAYVTLAEGTIDFFGV; encoded by the coding sequence ATGAAGCCTTTACATCAGATTATCAGGAAGCCCCTGGTTACGGAAAAATCCAACCTGATGAAGGAAACCGGTAATGTTGTTGCTTTCGAGGTCGCAATGAGCAGCAACAAGGTTGAAATCAGGCAGGCTATTGAACGTGCTTTCGACGTTAAGGTGCAGGAAGTTCGCACCATGGTCGTTGCTGGAAAGACCAAGCGAGTTGGTCGTAGTTCTGGTAAACGTCCCAATGTCAAAAAGGCATATGTGACCTTGGCTGAAGGCACCATCGATTTTTTCGGTGTTTAG
- the rplB gene encoding 50S ribosomal protein L2: MGIKKFKPTSAGRRHMTASTFEEVTASTPEKSLLAPLSKSGGRNNTGRITKRHTGGGHKRKYRIIDFKRDKREIAAKVATIEYDPNRSARIALLHYVDGEKRYILAPVGINVGDVIIASETADIVPGNAMPIRAIPLGTWIHNVELRIGKGGQLARSAGTYAMLAAKDGKYAQLRLPSGEVRLVLQECCATIGQVGNTDHENIKIGKAGRNRWLGKRPQSRGVAMNPVDHPHGGGEGKSSGGRHPVTPWGVPTKGYKTRSNKRTDRFIVRRRTK; this comes from the coding sequence ATGGGGATCAAAAAGTTTAAACCGACATCTGCGGGTCGCCGTCATATGACAGCCTCGACATTCGAGGAAGTTACGGCGTCAACCCCGGAAAAGTCACTGTTGGCTCCGCTCAGTAAATCTGGCGGTCGTAATAACACAGGTCGTATCACCAAGCGGCATACCGGTGGTGGTCACAAACGTAAGTACCGGATCATCGATTTTAAACGTGATAAGCGTGAGATTGCTGCCAAGGTTGCTACGATTGAGTATGACCCGAATCGTTCCGCTCGTATTGCTCTGTTGCACTACGTCGATGGTGAAAAGCGTTACATCCTGGCTCCGGTCGGTATAAACGTTGGTGATGTTATCATCGCCAGCGAGACTGCTGATATCGTGCCTGGTAATGCAATGCCAATTCGTGCGATCCCTCTCGGTACCTGGATCCACAACGTGGAGCTCAGAATCGGCAAGGGTGGCCAGCTGGCACGCAGTGCAGGGACTTATGCAATGCTCGCTGCCAAGGATGGCAAGTACGCTCAGTTACGACTGCCCTCCGGTGAAGTGCGACTGGTCTTGCAGGAATGCTGTGCAACGATTGGTCAGGTTGGCAATACAGACCATGAGAACATCAAGATTGGCAAGGCTGGCCGTAATCGCTGGTTGGGCAAGCGCCCTCAATCTCGTGGTGTTGCCATGAACCCTGTAGACCATCCGCATGGTGGTGGTGAAGGTAAGAGTTCGGGTGGCCGTCATCCTGTAACCCCATGGGGTGTTCCAACCAAGGGTTACAAGACGCGTTCTAACAAGCGGACGGATCGCTTCATTGTCCGCCGTCGGACCAAGTAA
- the rpsS gene encoding 30S ribosomal protein S19, translating to MARSIKKGPYIEGSLMRKVENVSDGSAHKVIKTWSRRSTIHPDFVGMTFAVHNGKKFIPVFVSENMVGHKLGEFSPTRTYYGHGSDRKKKK from the coding sequence GTGGCAAGATCGATTAAAAAAGGCCCTTATATTGAGGGCAGCCTGATGCGTAAAGTCGAAAATGTTAGTGATGGCAGTGCTCACAAAGTGATCAAGACCTGGTCGCGACGTTCCACCATCCATCCTGATTTTGTCGGTATGACGTTTGCCGTACATAACGGTAAAAAGTTCATTCCGGTCTTCGTGTCCGAGAATATGGTCGGTCACAAGCTTGGTGAATTTTCCCCAACCAGGACCTACTATGGTCACGGTTCGGATCGGAAAAAGAAGAAGTAA
- the rplV gene encoding 50S ribosomal protein L22, whose translation METSAKLKSVRLSPQKTRLVVDMVRGKAVQEALNILKFSPQRPADVVAKLVRSAVANAEQKGVEDVDRLFVKAVFVDQGPVLKRFMPRAQGRATKIRKPTSHITVVLDEK comes from the coding sequence ATGGAAACAAGTGCGAAATTAAAATCTGTTCGCCTGTCACCACAAAAGACACGTCTGGTCGTGGACATGGTTCGCGGCAAGGCTGTACAGGAAGCCCTTAATATTCTGAAGTTTTCGCCCCAACGCCCGGCGGATGTTGTTGCCAAGCTTGTGCGTTCGGCGGTAGCCAATGCGGAGCAAAAGGGTGTTGAGGATGTTGACCGGCTCTTTGTTAAGGCTGTGTTTGTAGACCAGGGTCCCGTCCTGAAGCGCTTTATGCCCCGCGCTCAAGGCCGTGCGACGAAGATTCGTAAGCCGACCAGCCACATTACGGTGGTCCTGGACGAGAAGTAA
- the rpsC gene encoding 30S ribosomal protein S3, whose protein sequence is MGQKVHPIGFRLGIIRTWESNWYAEKDYAQLLHEDLKLRDYLKERLHHAGISKVEIERAAGKAKINIFAARPGIIIGKKGSEVEALKKELAKLTDKEVFINIQEVRKPEIDAQLVAENVALQLVRRVAFRRAMKKAVTQSLKFGAQGIKIECSGRLGGAEMSRREWYREGRVPLHTLRADIDYGFAEAKTTYGIIGVKVLIFKGEILGSKDQQK, encoded by the coding sequence TTGGGTCAGAAAGTTCATCCAATAGGGTTTCGCCTAGGCATAATCCGGACATGGGAATCAAACTGGTACGCGGAGAAGGATTACGCTCAGCTGTTACACGAGGATCTCAAGTTACGAGATTACTTGAAAGAGCGCCTGCACCACGCTGGCATTTCCAAAGTTGAGATCGAGCGTGCTGCTGGTAAGGCCAAGATTAATATCTTTGCTGCGCGCCCCGGTATCATCATCGGTAAAAAAGGTTCCGAAGTTGAAGCTCTTAAAAAGGAACTGGCCAAGCTGACTGACAAAGAGGTCTTTATCAATATACAGGAAGTTCGCAAGCCTGAGATTGATGCCCAGTTGGTCGCTGAGAACGTCGCTCTTCAACTGGTAAGGCGGGTTGCTTTCCGTCGCGCTATGAAGAAGGCCGTTACCCAGTCTCTTAAATTTGGAGCTCAAGGGATCAAAATTGAATGTTCCGGCCGTCTCGGTGGCGCTGAGATGAGTCGTCGCGAGTGGTATCGTGAAGGCCGAGTGCCTCTTCACACCTTGCGCGCAGATATCGATTACGGGTTTGCTGAAGCCAAGACAACATACGGCATCATCGGTGTTAAAGTCCTTATTTTTAAGGGCGAGATCTTGGGTTCCAAGGACCAGCAGAAGTAA
- the rplP gene encoding 50S ribosomal protein L16: MLMPKKVKHRKTFKGRMKGAARGGTDLNFGDFGLQAVDCGWLSARQIEAARRAMTRYIKRGGQIWIRCFPDKSLTRKPAETRMGKGKGSPDSWVCVVRPGMILYEMQGVDEETAREAFRLAAHKLPMKTKIVVREEAGHEA; this comes from the coding sequence ATGTTAATGCCTAAAAAGGTTAAGCATAGAAAAACATTTAAGGGCCGGATGAAGGGTGCTGCCCGTGGTGGCACGGATCTCAACTTCGGAGATTTTGGCCTTCAAGCAGTTGACTGCGGTTGGTTGTCTGCACGACAGATCGAGGCTGCCCGTCGCGCCATGACACGTTATATCAAACGTGGTGGCCAGATTTGGATTCGCTGCTTCCCCGACAAATCGTTAACCCGCAAGCCTGCTGAGACCCGTATGGGTAAAGGTAAGGGTTCTCCAGACAGTTGGGTATGCGTGGTACGTCCGGGAATGATCCTATATGAAATGCAAGGTGTTGATGAGGAAACGGCACGCGAAGCGTTCCGTCTCGCAGCACATAAACTACCAATGAAGACCAAGATCGTGGTTCGTGAGGAGGCCGGTCATGAAGCCTGA
- the rpmC gene encoding 50S ribosomal protein L29: MKPEELRSKSAEELNAAVADLNQELFNLKFQLHTGHLENTSRIPQVRKEIARIKTVLQQKNS, translated from the coding sequence ATGAAGCCTGAGGAACTGCGCAGTAAATCTGCCGAAGAATTGAATGCAGCGGTTGCAGATTTGAACCAGGAGTTGTTCAACTTAAAGTTTCAACTGCACACCGGACATCTGGAAAACACCTCTCGTATCCCACAGGTACGTAAGGAAATTGCCAGGATCAAAACTGTCCTTCAGCAGAAGAACAGCTAA
- the rpsQ gene encoding 30S ribosomal protein S17 produces the protein MTKERGNKKLMVGVVISDKMDKTVVVKVDDIVKHPVYMKYIKRNATYKAHDENNDCAAGDKVLIVESRPLSKDKRWRVREILQKNVSV, from the coding sequence ATGACGAAAGAACGCGGAAATAAGAAGTTAATGGTTGGGGTTGTCATTAGTGACAAAATGGATAAGACCGTTGTTGTAAAGGTCGATGACATTGTCAAACACCCTGTCTACATGAAATACATCAAGCGCAACGCCACCTATAAAGCACATGACGAGAACAATGATTGTGCTGCCGGCGACAAAGTCCTGATCGTTGAATCAAGACCATTGTCGAAGGACAAGCGGTGGCGGGTTCGCGAAATTCTTCAAAAGAACGTTAGCGTTTAG
- the rplN gene encoding 50S ribosomal protein L14: MIQMQSTLSVADNSGARKLCCIKVLGGSKRKYAGIGDIIVCSVKEAMPNSKVKKGDVVRAVIVRTAKEVNRPDGSYIRFDVNSAVVVSAAGEPVGTRIFGPVARELRAKRFMKIVSLAPEVL, translated from the coding sequence ATGATTCAGATGCAATCAACACTTTCTGTTGCAGATAACTCCGGTGCCCGGAAGCTCTGCTGCATTAAGGTTCTTGGCGGGTCCAAGCGCAAGTATGCAGGTATTGGCGACATTATCGTCTGCTCTGTTAAAGAGGCGATGCCCAATTCGAAGGTTAAGAAGGGTGATGTTGTCCGTGCTGTCATTGTGCGCACCGCAAAAGAGGTGAACCGTCCAGACGGTTCTTATATTCGGTTCGATGTAAACTCTGCAGTGGTTGTTAGCGCTGCCGGAGAGCCGGTCGGAACACGTATCTTCGGGCCTGTTGCTCGTGAGCTGCGTGCCAAGCGGTTTATGAAAATCGTTTCACTGGCCCCTGAGGTCCTTTAA
- the rplX gene encoding 50S ribosomal protein L24, producing MAVTKLHVKKDDLVMIVAGKDKGKSGKVLRVLPEKERVVVENLNLIKRHTRPSQTNNEGGIIEKEAPIAISNVQLLCPGCSKPARTGIKALEDGNKVRFCKKCNEIVNN from the coding sequence ATGGCAGTCACAAAACTCCATGTGAAAAAAGATGACCTGGTAATGATCGTTGCCGGGAAAGACAAAGGCAAGAGCGGCAAGGTTCTTCGCGTTCTTCCAGAGAAAGAGCGGGTTGTGGTGGAAAACCTCAACCTGATCAAGCGTCATACTCGTCCGTCTCAGACCAATAATGAGGGTGGAATCATCGAGAAAGAGGCGCCTATTGCTATCTCTAATGTCCAGTTGCTGTGCCCAGGGTGTAGCAAACCGGCGCGCACTGGCATTAAGGCTCTCGAAGATGGTAACAAAGTTCGCTTCTGCAAGAAGTGTAACGAGATTGTGAATAATTAA
- the rplE gene encoding 50S ribosomal protein L5, whose protein sequence is MARLKEIYQNELVPKLKEELQLKNVMEVPRVEKVVVNMGLGEAIQNVKILESAVEEMSRITGQKAVITRAKKSIAQFKLREEMPIGVMVTLRRDRAYEFLDRLINVALPRVRDFKGVSAKAFDGRGNYTLGIREQLIFPEIDIEEIDKIKGMNVTIVTSARTDEEGRALLTGMGMPFRKQNVAA, encoded by the coding sequence ATGGCAAGGCTCAAGGAAATATATCAGAACGAGCTGGTTCCCAAGTTAAAAGAGGAACTACAGCTTAAAAATGTGATGGAAGTTCCACGTGTTGAGAAGGTCGTTGTTAATATGGGCCTTGGCGAAGCGATCCAGAATGTCAAAATTCTTGAATCAGCTGTCGAGGAAATGTCCCGTATTACCGGCCAGAAGGCCGTTATTACACGTGCTAAGAAATCTATCGCTCAGTTCAAGTTGCGTGAAGAGATGCCTATCGGCGTCATGGTTACGCTTCGTCGTGATCGTGCCTACGAGTTCCTTGATCGCCTGATCAATGTTGCTCTGCCTCGCGTAAGGGACTTTAAGGGTGTTTCCGCCAAGGCTTTTGATGGCCGTGGTAACTACACTCTCGGTATTCGTGAGCAGTTAATCTTCCCCGAGATCGATATTGAAGAAATTGACAAGATCAAGGGAATGAACGTGACGATCGTCACTTCGGCACGTACCGATGAAGAAGGTCGTGCACTGCTTACCGGAATGGGCATGCCTTTCCGGAAACAGAATGTAGCAGCTTAG